One region of Oxalobacteraceae bacterium OTU3CAMAD1 genomic DNA includes:
- a CDS encoding histidine kinase — translation MQIAAQPRNNDVAGASMIFIMRLVLAVSALLTLFIAPDDMGAYERQGALTWLIFIGYLLHSVTLLVAVRYHGNPFWHGKVVYWLDLGWYCLMIYCTGGGSSYFYPFFFFVILTSSFQWGFDEGARITLAAAVALTVATWLANNSTNQGQLWLRTTFVLALGYMIAYWGGLGLIQRRRLALLREVSQLSNPRFGVDQTIASILHQTRDFHHASQCLLLMRDGPDELWRLHSTSARGQARQGTQSMLGEAAAAPLLAFNDDALVHYARALHPRLPRTLEAGQRGRGAAAWQRLGADAVEPLADLLDAASFVSAPLPLRKGEGRIYLVSDQQRLNRGDAVFLQQLAAQVFPVIENIMLLDRLASDAAFRERQKIARDLHDSTIQPYIGLRHGISAVRQSLEAEHAAAAELDRLLDMTGQVIADMRAFAKTVRQGAARQEAELLVALRRQAGQVRAFYGITIEVRAADDLSVSDRLAAEVFQIVNEGMSNIRKHTRARGGLVDLSNVDGQLLIRIENDSPEPPAAPFLPGSIAERTAALGGTIAIEHLARGATVVSVAIPV, via the coding sequence ATGCAAATAGCAGCACAACCGCGCAACAACGACGTCGCCGGCGCCTCGATGATTTTCATCATGCGCCTGGTGCTGGCCGTCTCGGCGCTGCTGACCTTGTTCATCGCGCCCGACGACATGGGCGCCTACGAGCGCCAGGGCGCACTGACCTGGCTGATCTTCATCGGCTATCTGCTGCACAGCGTCACCTTGCTGGTGGCGGTGCGCTACCACGGCAATCCGTTCTGGCATGGCAAAGTCGTCTATTGGCTCGACCTGGGCTGGTACTGCCTGATGATTTACTGCACCGGCGGCGGAAGCAGCTATTTCTACCCATTTTTCTTCTTCGTGATCCTGACCTCGTCGTTCCAATGGGGTTTCGACGAGGGCGCGCGCATTACGCTGGCGGCGGCGGTGGCGCTGACGGTGGCAACGTGGCTGGCCAACAACAGCACCAACCAGGGCCAGCTGTGGTTGCGCACCACCTTCGTGCTCGCGCTTGGCTACATGATTGCCTACTGGGGCGGGCTCGGCCTGATCCAGCGGCGCCGCCTGGCGTTGCTGCGCGAGGTCAGCCAGCTGTCCAACCCGCGCTTCGGCGTCGACCAGACCATCGCCTCGATCCTGCACCAGACGCGCGACTTCCATCATGCCAGCCAATGCCTGCTATTGATGCGCGACGGGCCGGACGAGCTGTGGCGTTTGCATTCGACCAGTGCGCGCGGCCAGGCGCGCCAGGGCACCCAATCGATGCTCGGCGAAGCGGCCGCCGCGCCGCTGCTTGCCTTCAACGACGACGCGCTGGTGCATTACGCGCGTGCGCTGCACCCGCGCCTGCCGCGCACGCTCGAGGCGGGGCAGCGCGGCCGTGGCGCGGCAGCCTGGCAGCGGCTCGGCGCCGACGCCGTCGAGCCGCTGGCCGACCTGCTCGACGCCGCCTCCTTCGTCAGCGCGCCGCTGCCGCTGCGCAAGGGCGAGGGCCGCATCTATCTGGTGTCGGACCAGCAGCGCCTCAACCGTGGCGACGCCGTGTTCCTGCAACAACTCGCGGCGCAGGTATTCCCGGTCATCGAAAACATCATGCTGCTCGACCGCCTGGCGTCCGACGCCGCCTTCCGCGAACGGCAAAAGATCGCCCGCGACCTGCACGACAGCACCATCCAGCCCTACATCGGCCTGCGCCACGGCATCAGCGCGGTGCGCCAGAGCCTGGAAGCCGAGCACGCGGCCGCCGCCGAACTGGACCGCTTGCTCGACATGACCGGCCAGGTCATCGCCGACATGCGCGCCTTCGCCAAGACCGTGCGCCAGGGCGCGGCGCGTCAGGAGGCCGAACTGCTGGTGGCGCTGCGCCGCCAGGCGGGCCAGGTACGCGCCTTTTACGGCATCACAATCGAGGTGCGGGCGGCGGACGACCTGAGCGTGAGCGACCGCCTGGCCGCCGAGGTGTTCCAGATCGTTAATGAAGGCATGAGCAATATCCGCAAGCACACGCGGGCGCGCGGCGGGCTGGTCGACCTGAGCAATGTCGACGGCCAGCTGCTGATCCGCATCGAAAACGACAGTCCGGAACCGCCAGCGGCCCCATTCCTGCCCGGTTCGATCGCCGAGCGCACCGCCGCGCTCGGCGGTACGATAGCGATCGAACACCTGGCGCGCGGCGCCACCGTGGTCAGCGTTGCCATTCCGGTCTAA
- a CDS encoding pilus assembly protein, translating to MSRRRAGGLAAVEFALWLPLLLLLIVALVDIARGVQANMILINLSREGANLASRGKLQLSENAQVIIGQVAASGSPLEMNERGMIYVTRIMGLASGSTTRSIVLEQYRWDDSVNNRGFRVSGYGPASKIWTCGSWAGAVAGTCVVPTGANAPAVALMSGSLADGEVIYVVETFYKFNMVFAPFSLGSVSTSTIGPDLYSMTVF from the coding sequence ATGTCCCGCCGCCGCGCCGGCGGACTGGCCGCCGTTGAGTTCGCGCTGTGGCTGCCGCTGCTGCTGCTGCTGATCGTCGCGCTGGTCGACATCGCGCGTGGCGTGCAGGCCAACATGATCTTGATTAATCTGAGCCGGGAGGGCGCCAACCTGGCCTCGCGCGGCAAGCTGCAATTGTCGGAGAACGCGCAGGTCATCATCGGCCAGGTCGCCGCCTCGGGCTCGCCGCTGGAGATGAACGAGCGCGGCATGATTTACGTGACCCGCATCATGGGGCTGGCCAGCGGCAGCACCACGCGCAGCATCGTGCTCGAGCAGTACCGCTGGGACGACTCGGTCAACAACCGCGGCTTCCGCGTCAGCGGCTACGGGCCCGCCAGCAAGATCTGGACGTGCGGCAGCTGGGCCGGCGCCGTGGCAGGCACCTGCGTGGTGCCGACCGGCGCCAACGCGCCGGCGGTGGCGCTGATGAGCGGCTCGCTGGCCGACGGCGAGGTGATCTATGTCGTCGAGACGTTCTACAAATTCAACATGGTGTTCGCGCCATTTTCCCTCGGCTCGGTGTCGACCTCGACCATCGGCCCCGATCTTTACTCGATGACGGTGTTCTGA
- a CDS encoding response regulator transcription factor → MSTTTATPIRLLLVDDHKTMLWGLEKLVESAGAELQLVGTAHNNDSALLEARRLRPDLIVLDLDLEGRSSIEILPALLADSGARVLILSGNRDQALLGEAVRLGARGVVGKEAPAEVVLAAIRQVHRGELCLDPALTHALLNKMVTAAPADPEAPRIATLTPKERKIVAVVADSNGAPNKELAARLFIAEPTLRNNLTTIYQKLGVANRLELYVYANRHGLNAS, encoded by the coding sequence ATGAGCACTACCACCGCCACCCCGATCCGCCTGCTGTTGGTGGACGACCACAAAACCATGCTGTGGGGCCTCGAGAAACTGGTCGAGAGCGCCGGCGCCGAACTGCAACTGGTCGGCACCGCCCACAACAACGACAGCGCGCTGCTGGAGGCGCGCCGCCTGCGCCCGGACCTGATCGTGCTCGACCTCGATCTCGAGGGCCGCAGCTCGATCGAGATCCTGCCGGCGCTGCTGGCCGACAGCGGCGCGCGCGTGCTGATCCTCAGCGGCAACCGCGACCAGGCGCTGCTGGGCGAGGCGGTGCGCCTGGGCGCGCGCGGCGTGGTCGGCAAGGAGGCGCCGGCCGAGGTGGTGCTGGCGGCGATCCGGCAAGTCCATCGCGGCGAGCTGTGCCTGGACCCGGCGCTGACCCACGCGCTGCTCAACAAGATGGTCACGGCGGCGCCGGCCGATCCGGAGGCCCCGCGCATCGCCACGCTCACCCCCAAGGAGCGCAAGATCGTCGCCGTCGTCGCCGACAGCAACGGCGCGCCCAACAAGGAGCTGGCCGCCAGGCTGTTCATCGCCGAGCCGACCTTGCGCAACAACCTGACGACGATTTATCAAAAGCTCGGCGTGGCCAACCGCCTCGAACTGTACGTCTACGCCAACCGGCACGGCTTGAACGCCTCCTAG
- a CDS encoding pilus assembly protein, translated as MNVSRFPRARQKGSAAVEMAFIAPVLFLLLMAVFEFAIIFFTSLTMQYAVREGSRYAITGQSDRDPAASNRQRYLAIIQSIKDNSVGMYDSVNPVITVNNTTYATANAYSATMFGGPDDVVVIRLDCSWKIVTPIIGAMFQGGVLHFSVATTMRNETYQ; from the coding sequence ATGAATGTATCCAGATTCCCGCGCGCACGCCAAAAGGGCTCTGCCGCGGTCGAAATGGCGTTTATCGCGCCGGTGTTGTTTTTGCTGCTCATGGCCGTGTTCGAGTTCGCGATCATCTTCTTCACGTCGCTGACGATGCAATATGCCGTGCGCGAGGGTTCGCGCTACGCCATCACCGGCCAGAGCGACCGCGATCCCGCCGCCAGCAACCGCCAGCGCTACCTGGCCATCATCCAGTCGATCAAGGACAATTCGGTGGGGATGTACGATTCGGTCAACCCGGTCATCACGGTCAACAACACGACGTACGCCACCGCCAACGCCTATTCGGCGACGATGTTCGGCGGCCCGGACGACGTGGTCGTCATCCGTCTCGATTGCAGCTGGAAGATCGTCACGCCGATCATCGGCGCGATGTTCCAGGGCGGGGTATTGCATTTTTCCGTGGCGACGACGATGCGCAACGAGACCTACCAATGA
- a CDS encoding VWA domain-containing protein, whose protein sequence is MRRFSKPQQRGMVTVLLAICVTVLIAAVGLVLSAGLSYMIKSKLNAATDAASLAAARATSIGGDQATQTANARAAATRFFNANFPANYLLSTPTLNETQVSFNGGEVTINVSASATMPSVLMGGVVSGPLSPSVLTETKRKDLDMVITLDTSGSLSGQAATVRSSAITFLKQFNSERDRVGLLHFSYGAVLDDPIRPILRGFDRTSMTNHIKGYSFTGSTASPEGMYMARQQINSVPTANLNRSNLRVIVFFSDGAPNSFGTYLTWNNGVNCKTAGTVTTDDDGSGEPGGLFKLDQQSDDVGGGCTPETENNPTYLKNRASALPAFYNAHVTYDQYIDPKTTYEYPIVTNSPRVVTNAITYRNVNRAARNLVEAMAAKSRDEGIFVFTLGLGSALKAGSGADGEKGEDTLKCMANSTDAPSRCFNAAKPVGVYCYAATQADLTPCFSKLASAILRISK, encoded by the coding sequence ATGAGACGCTTTTCCAAACCCCAACAACGCGGCATGGTGACGGTGCTGCTGGCGATCTGCGTGACGGTGCTGATCGCCGCTGTCGGACTGGTCCTCAGCGCCGGCCTGAGCTATATGATCAAGTCCAAGCTCAACGCGGCGACCGACGCCGCCAGCCTGGCCGCCGCGCGCGCCACCAGCATCGGCGGCGACCAGGCCACGCAGACGGCCAACGCGCGGGCGGCGGCGACGCGGTTTTTCAACGCCAACTTCCCGGCCAACTATTTGCTGTCCACCCCCACGCTCAACGAGACCCAGGTGAGCTTCAACGGCGGCGAGGTGACGATCAACGTCAGCGCCTCGGCCACCATGCCGAGCGTGTTGATGGGCGGTGTAGTGTCCGGGCCGCTGTCGCCCAGCGTGCTGACAGAGACCAAGCGCAAGGACCTCGACATGGTCATCACGCTCGACACCTCCGGTTCGCTCAGCGGCCAGGCGGCCACCGTGCGCAGCTCGGCGATCACCTTCCTCAAGCAATTCAATTCGGAGCGCGACCGGGTCGGCCTGCTGCATTTTTCCTACGGCGCCGTGCTGGACGATCCGATCCGTCCGATCTTGCGCGGTTTTGACCGCACCAGCATGACCAACCACATCAAGGGGTACTCGTTCACCGGTTCGACCGCTTCGCCGGAGGGCATGTATATGGCGCGGCAGCAGATTAACAGCGTGCCGACGGCTAACCTGAACCGTTCCAATCTGCGCGTGATCGTTTTCTTCTCCGACGGCGCGCCCAACTCGTTCGGCACCTATCTGACGTGGAACAACGGTGTGAACTGTAAGACAGCCGGCACGGTGACCACTGACGACGATGGTAGCGGCGAGCCGGGGGGGCTGTTCAAACTCGACCAGCAGTCCGACGATGTAGGCGGCGGCTGCACCCCGGAAACCGAGAACAACCCCACCTACCTGAAGAACCGCGCCTCCGCGCTGCCGGCCTTCTACAACGCGCATGTCACGTATGACCAGTACATCGACCCGAAGACAACCTACGAGTATCCGATCGTGACCAACTCGCCGCGCGTGGTGACCAACGCCATCACTTATCGCAACGTTAACCGCGCCGCGCGCAACCTGGTCGAAGCGATGGCGGCGAAGTCGCGCGACGAAGGCATCTTCGTCTTCACGCTCGGACTGGGCTCGGCGCTGAAGGCCGGCAGCGGCGCCGATGGCGAAAAGGGCGAGGACACACTCAAGTGCATGGCCAACTCCACCGACGCGCCGAGCCGCTGCTTCAACGCCGCCAAGCCGGTCGGGGTCTACTGCTATGCCGCCACCCAGGCCGACCTGACGCCATGCTTCTCCAAGCTGGCCAGCGCCATCCTGCGCATTTCGAAGTAA
- a CDS encoding Flp family type IVb pilin: protein MNAIKNFINDEAGVTAIEYALIAAGIAVVAGAAATAMGPALKTKFNAVIEALGGTKVA, encoded by the coding sequence ATGAACGCCATCAAAAATTTCATCAATGACGAAGCCGGTGTCACCGCCATCGAATACGCCCTGATCGCCGCCGGTATCGCCGTCGTCGCAGGCGCCGCCGCCACCGCCATGGGCCCTGCGCTCAAGACCAAGTTCAACGCCGTGATCGAAGCACTGGGCGGCACCAAGGTAGCGTAA
- a CDS encoding A24 family peptidase, with protein sequence MNKLPLILLCALLALAVWNDLRTRRIPNALVFGGAVLGIALNCLYPEGAGLFVAPQGGIGFVWSLAGLATGLALLVPMYAMRALGAGDVKLMAMVGAFVGPWGTVVSVLLTLLAGGVLALAVAAWNGRLRAMVRNTYHMGVYALMRRLGGEAIKIEAPAEASGRLPYALAIAAGTLPYLVWGAWRGEALFS encoded by the coding sequence ATGAACAAGCTGCCCCTGATTTTGCTGTGCGCCCTGCTGGCGCTGGCTGTGTGGAACGACCTGCGCACGCGCCGCATTCCCAACGCGCTGGTGTTCGGCGGCGCCGTGCTGGGCATCGCGCTCAACTGCCTGTACCCGGAAGGCGCCGGCCTGTTCGTCGCGCCGCAGGGCGGCATCGGCTTTGTATGGTCGCTGGCCGGCCTGGCGACCGGGCTCGCGCTGCTGGTGCCGATGTACGCCATGCGCGCGCTCGGCGCCGGCGACGTCAAGCTCATGGCCATGGTGGGCGCCTTCGTCGGCCCGTGGGGCACGGTCGTCAGCGTGCTGCTGACCTTGCTGGCCGGCGGCGTGCTGGCGCTGGCGGTCGCGGCCTGGAACGGGCGCCTGCGCGCGATGGTGCGCAACACCTACCACATGGGCGTGTACGCGCTGATGCGCCGACTCGGCGGCGAGGCGATCAAGATCGAGGCGCCGGCCGAAGCCAGCGGCCGCCTGCCGTACGCGCTGGCCATCGCCGCCGGCACCCTGCCCTACCTGGTATGGGGCGCTTGGCGCGGCGAAGCGTTGTTTTCCTGA
- a CDS encoding ATP-binding protein: MHAEPDLMAATAERDAPANARAPRSIEETGLPFLFLTELVAKVLFQRGQVRLPELASHLKLSISAITPLVTFLKTEKLVEVTRSGHSGTDADLTYNLTEAGAQRAVACLNRNAYAGPAPVTLAAYVAQVAAQSVRHLHVTREHVRAGFHDVVANQAVLDQMGAAMNSGRAMFIYGLAGSGKTFLAERLCSLLHGVIAVPHAIMIDGEVVPFYDPVQHRMAPGGEAPEPAEGGELLRQLDARWVRGVQRPAALTGGELTLEMLDLRFDPNTRLYQAPPHLKANNGIFIIDDLGRQRCSPLELMNRWIVPMDRGVDYLSLHTGHIFQVPFDVVVVFSSNFLPERLSDGAFLRRLAYKIEVPPQTQAEYELLFRQACTQYGMEFDADAFAYLLSEHHAKEDTPLLACYPRDLIRQVRDLARYEGTPARVDRRALDWAWNNYFAGAGARRVNEQQKKERDRRDQSPPA; the protein is encoded by the coding sequence ATGCACGCCGAGCCGGACCTCATGGCCGCCACAGCCGAGCGCGACGCGCCGGCCAACGCCCGCGCGCCACGCAGCATCGAGGAAACTGGACTGCCATTCCTGTTCCTGACCGAACTGGTGGCCAAGGTCTTGTTCCAGCGCGGACAGGTGCGGCTGCCCGAACTGGCTAGCCATCTGAAACTGAGCATCAGCGCCATCACGCCGCTGGTGACGTTCCTGAAGACCGAAAAACTGGTCGAGGTCACGCGCAGCGGCCACAGCGGCACCGACGCCGACCTGACCTACAACCTCACCGAGGCGGGCGCCCAGCGCGCCGTCGCTTGCCTCAACCGCAACGCCTACGCCGGTCCGGCGCCCGTCACCCTGGCCGCTTATGTGGCCCAGGTGGCCGCGCAAAGCGTGCGCCACCTGCACGTCACGCGCGAACACGTACGCGCGGGCTTCCACGACGTGGTCGCCAACCAGGCCGTGCTCGACCAGATGGGCGCGGCGATGAACTCGGGCCGCGCGATGTTCATCTACGGCCTGGCCGGCAGCGGCAAGACCTTCCTGGCCGAGCGCCTGTGCAGCCTGCTGCACGGCGTCATCGCCGTGCCCCACGCCATCATGATCGACGGCGAGGTGGTGCCGTTCTACGACCCGGTCCAGCACCGCATGGCCCCCGGCGGCGAGGCGCCCGAGCCGGCCGAGGGCGGCGAGCTGCTGCGCCAGCTCGACGCCCGCTGGGTGCGCGGCGTGCAGCGTCCGGCCGCCCTCACCGGCGGCGAGCTCACGCTCGAGATGCTGGACCTGCGCTTCGACCCCAACACCCGCCTCTACCAGGCGCCGCCGCACCTGAAGGCCAACAACGGCATCTTCATCATCGACGACCTGGGGCGCCAGCGCTGCTCGCCGCTGGAGCTGATGAACCGCTGGATCGTGCCGATGGATCGTGGCGTGGATTATCTTTCGTTGCATACAGGCCACATTTTCCAGGTACCTTTTGATGTGGTCGTGGTATTCTCCTCGAACTTCTTGCCAGAGCGATTATCCGACGGCGCCTTTCTGCGCCGGCTGGCCTACAAGATCGAAGTGCCGCCCCAAACCCAGGCGGAATATGAGCTGCTTTTCAGACAGGCGTGCACGCAATACGGCATGGAGTTCGACGCCGACGCCTTCGCCTACCTGCTCAGCGAACACCACGCGAAAGAAGACACCCCGCTGCTGGCCTGCTATCCGCGCGACCTGATCCGTCAGGTGCGCGACCTGGCACGCTACGAGGGCACGCCCGCGCGCGTCGACCGGCGCGCGCTCGACTGGGCGTGGAACAATTATTTCGCCGGCGCCGGCGCGCGCCG